One window from the genome of Salvelinus sp. IW2-2015 linkage group LG30, ASM291031v2, whole genome shotgun sequence encodes:
- the kdf1b gene encoding keratinocyte differentiation factor 1 isoform X2 translates to MPSSSTGSSRPWSEPGGQKGLVPLRPKHHLSRGNSTSLESCYEERCVDPVEERHQGPKVTDHKANRRDAQRREGEETIGFIPGSRDSPSGGQGCGPCAHSSPGSCKSWVCSVLTCGLYRVCRSTILAPSPIQSSPHDDREKVSLRGLQGHLGTKDSQSSKESGGGGDADWSEDVYIRGVKVHISTMEKELVVVTRPPLHNGRGGGGGRQYSPPSYSWNEGDMGDLSVGDVDSLITQKLLELYSEYQIEELAHCTSDSVFLKKTSEISQLISDLAEEHQLDKQDAECRLVKGIIRISTRKSKKRPQCKKSQRRTSDSGNETMSNYQASTISNNNDYCIQISKETDSDVNARNMRINSGAESSEHQISVFGMPLPWTTVRT, encoded by the exons ATGCCCAGCAGCAGCACAGGGAGCTCCAGACCCTGGTCCGAGCCAGGGGGCCAGAAAGGCCTTGTCCCTTTGCGACCCAAACATCACCTCTCCCGGGGCAACAGCACCAGCCTGGAGTCCTGCTATGAGGAGCGATGTGTGGACCCGGTGGAGGAGAGGCACCAGGGGCCAAAGGTGACAGACCACAAGGCCAACCGCAGGGACGCGCAgcgcagggagggagaggagaccatTGGCTTCATCCCCGGATCTAGAGACTCTCCTTCAGGGGGTCAGGGGTGTGGTCCCTGTGCCCACTCCTCCCCAGGAAGCTGTAAGAGCTGGGTGTGCAGTGTGCTGACCTGTGGACTCTACAGGGTGTGTCGGAGCACCATCCTGGCCCCTAGTCCCATTCAGAGCTCCCCACATGACGATCGGGAGAAGGTCAGCCTCCGGGGTCTCCAGGGCCACCTTGGGACCAAAGACTCCCAATCCAGTAaagagagtggtggtggtggtgacgcGGATTGGTCGGAGGACGTCTACATCAGAGGGGTCAAAGTGCACATTTCCACAATGGAGAAGGAGCTGGTGGTCGTTACCAGGCCTCCGTTACACAatggaagaggtggaggaggagggagacagtaCAGCCCTCCCTCCTACTCCTGGAACGAGGGGGATATGGGTGATCTGAGTGTGGGTGACGTGGACTCTCTGATCACCCAAAAGCTTCTGGAGCTGTACTCTGAGTACCAGATCGAGGAGCTGGCCCactgcacctcagactcagtgttCCTGAAGAAGACCAGTGAAATCAGCCAGCTTATCAGTGACCTGGCCGAAGAGCATCAGCTTGATAAACAGGATGCAGAGTGTCGACTGGTCAAGGGCATCATCAG GATCAGCACTAGGAAGAGCAAGAAGAGACCTCAGTGTAAAAAGTCACAGAGGAGAACCTCCGACAGCGGTAACGAAACCATGAGCAACTATCAAGCATCAACCATCAGCAATAACA ATGATTATTGTATCCAGATATCCAAGGAGACAGATTCTGATGTGAATGCTAGGAACATGAGGATCAACAGTGGAGCGG
- the kdf1b gene encoding keratinocyte differentiation factor 1 isoform X1 produces the protein MPSSSTGSSRPWSEPGGQKGLVPLRPKHHLSRGNSTSLESCYEERCVDPVEERHQGPKVTDHKANRRDAQRREGEETIGFIPGSRDSPSGGQGCGPCAHSSPGSCKSWVCSVLTCGLYRVCRSTILAPSPIQSSPHDDREKVSLRGLQGHLGTKDSQSSKESGGGGDADWSEDVYIRGVKVHISTMEKELVVVTRPPLHNGRGGGGGRQYSPPSYSWNEGDMGDLSVGDVDSLITQKLLELYSEYQIEELAHCTSDSVFLKKTSEISQLISDLAEEHQLDKQDAECRLVKGIIRISTRKSKKRPQCKKSQRRTSDSGNETMSNYQASTISNNNDYCIQISKETDSDVNARNMRINSGAAESSEHQISVFGMPLPWTTVRT, from the exons ATGCCCAGCAGCAGCACAGGGAGCTCCAGACCCTGGTCCGAGCCAGGGGGCCAGAAAGGCCTTGTCCCTTTGCGACCCAAACATCACCTCTCCCGGGGCAACAGCACCAGCCTGGAGTCCTGCTATGAGGAGCGATGTGTGGACCCGGTGGAGGAGAGGCACCAGGGGCCAAAGGTGACAGACCACAAGGCCAACCGCAGGGACGCGCAgcgcagggagggagaggagaccatTGGCTTCATCCCCGGATCTAGAGACTCTCCTTCAGGGGGTCAGGGGTGTGGTCCCTGTGCCCACTCCTCCCCAGGAAGCTGTAAGAGCTGGGTGTGCAGTGTGCTGACCTGTGGACTCTACAGGGTGTGTCGGAGCACCATCCTGGCCCCTAGTCCCATTCAGAGCTCCCCACATGACGATCGGGAGAAGGTCAGCCTCCGGGGTCTCCAGGGCCACCTTGGGACCAAAGACTCCCAATCCAGTAaagagagtggtggtggtggtgacgcGGATTGGTCGGAGGACGTCTACATCAGAGGGGTCAAAGTGCACATTTCCACAATGGAGAAGGAGCTGGTGGTCGTTACCAGGCCTCCGTTACACAatggaagaggtggaggaggagggagacagtaCAGCCCTCCCTCCTACTCCTGGAACGAGGGGGATATGGGTGATCTGAGTGTGGGTGACGTGGACTCTCTGATCACCCAAAAGCTTCTGGAGCTGTACTCTGAGTACCAGATCGAGGAGCTGGCCCactgcacctcagactcagtgttCCTGAAGAAGACCAGTGAAATCAGCCAGCTTATCAGTGACCTGGCCGAAGAGCATCAGCTTGATAAACAGGATGCAGAGTGTCGACTGGTCAAGGGCATCATCAG GATCAGCACTAGGAAGAGCAAGAAGAGACCTCAGTGTAAAAAGTCACAGAGGAGAACCTCCGACAGCGGTAACGAAACCATGAGCAACTATCAAGCATCAACCATCAGCAATAACA ATGATTATTGTATCCAGATATCCAAGGAGACAGATTCTGATGTGAATGCTAGGAACATGAGGATCAACAGTGGAGCGG